TTTCACAGGATCACGACCTCTTTGTTGCCCCTGACGACTCTGCCTATCGCGTGCGCCTTAACACCATTCTGCCCAAGGATCTTTATCGATCTTGCTACATCGCGCTTGGACACCACGATGACCATCCCTATGCCCATGTTGAACGTCCTGTACATCTCCCTGTCTTCGATGCCGCCTTTCTTCTGTATCAGCAAAAATATAGACGGCACCTTCCAGGAATATTTATCTATTTCTATCGCCATGCCTTTCGGGATTATACGCGGTATCTTATCGTAAAAAGCGCCGCCCGTTATATTGGCAATGCCCTTTATATCGACTTTTGCTTTAAGCGCGAGTATCGACTTCGCGTAGAGCTTTGTAGGCCTTAATAACTCTTTCGCGTGCTTTTTCAATTCCTTTGAATTAAGGACTTTGCGCACCAGCGAAAATCCGTTTGAGTGAAGCCCGCTCGACTCTAACCCTATGACTATATCGCCTCTTTTGGTAGTCCTGCCGTCTATAACTTTATTTTTGTCGGTTATTCCCACTCCGAATCCGGCAAGGTCATACTCTCCCTCTTTGTACATCCCCGGCATTTCGGCGGTCTCGCCGCCTATAAGGGCGTAGCCGGCTTCTTTACAGCCCTGGGCTATACCTTTGACGATGTCCCTTAAAACAGAGGATTTTATCTTTCCGGTGGAGACATAATCGAGAAAGAATAGGCCCTGGGCTCCGGAGCAAAGTATGTCATTCGCGCTCATCGCGACCAAGTCTATCCCGACCGTATCATGTTTATCGGCAAGAAACGCTATCTTTAATTTTGTCCCGACTCCGTCAGTGGAGGATACGAGGACCGGATCCTTGAATTTTTTTACATCCGGCTCAAAGAGCCCGCCAAAACTTCCTATACCGCTGACTACGCCTTTTATCTTTGTGGAAGCTGAAAAACGCTTATAATCTTTTACAAGCGCGTTCGCCTTATCTATGTCAACGCCCGCTGTTTTGTACGTAACGGTCTTCATTATTCCATCACCCGGCGCAGGACTTCCTGATACGCGCCCTCGACATTGCCCAGGTCCCTGCGGAATCTATCTTTGTCCAATTTCTCTTTTGTCGTCTTGTCCCAAAGCCTGCAGGTATCCGGCGATATTTCGTCGGCCAGGATGACTTTACCCTTATACCGGCCGAACTCAAGTTTAAAATCCACCAATATAAGGTTTTTTGAGTCAAAAAATTTCTTCATGATCTCGTTTATCTTGTAGGAATATTTCTTTATCGTCGCCAACTCTTTTTCTGTCGCTATCCCCAACGCCTTTACGTGGTCGTCATTTATCAAAGGATCGTGCAGCGCGTCTTCTTTATAGTGCCACTCCAATACGGGCTCTTTTAATATTATGCCTTCGTCCAGGCCCAATAATTTCGACATGCCGCCCGCGACGATATTTCTCATCGTCACTTCTATCGGAACTATCTTGACGCGCTTGACAAGCATATCGCGGTCGGAAAGGCGTTCTACAAAATGCGTCGGTATACCTTTTTTAGAAAGGAGCTTAAATATCTTTTCTGATAACTTATTATTTATGATCCCTTTATTGGTTATGGTGCCGCGCTTTGTAGCGTCGAACGCGGTAGCGTCGTCCTTAAATTCCTGTATGACAAGGTCCTTATCTTCTGTCTCGTATAATTTCTTTGCCTTACCTTCGTATATCTGTTTCAATTTCTCCATTAAATCCCAACCCTCCTGAATATCCTGTCCACATTCTTAATATAGTTTCTTATATCGAACATCTCTTCTATTTCTTTCACGCCCACCAGGGAGCGCACAGCGTCATCCCTAAGAAGCGCGTCTTGAAAATCTATGCCTTCTTTTTTCGCGGTGAATGCGAGCCGCTGCATTACGTCATACGCCTCATTGCGCGTCAAACCTTTGTCGATAAGCACCAACAGTATCTTGCCGGAGAATACAACGCCCTTCGACTTGTTGAGATTTTCGAGCATCCTGTCGGCATTCACGACGAGCTTGGCTACTATATCCGTAAATTTATTAAGCATATAGTCCAGTAGTATGGTGGAATCCGGTAGGATTATTCTCTCGACTGATGAATGTGAAATATCGCGCTCATGCCATAACACCATATCATCCATTGCCGCGTGCGCGTTGGCCCTCAATATCCTGGCAAGGCCCGACACCCTCTCGCAAAGTATCGGATTTCTTTTATGTGGCATCGCGCTGGAACCTTTTTGGGTAGGAGAAAAATATTCTTCCACCTCGCCTATCTCTGTGTGTTGAAGCAATCTAAATTCCGTCGCGAATTTCTCCAAAGATGTGCCCGTAATGGCAATGACGGTCAAAAACTCCGCGTGATGATCACGCTGGATTATCTGTGTGGATATGTGAGCGGCCTTCAGCCCTAATTTTTTGCATGTATACTCTTCGACAAATGGATCTATATTCGCGTATGTTCCTACAGCGCCGGAGATCTTGCCGACACTTACCATCTGCCGGGCTTTCTTCAGCCTCTCAAGATTTCGGTTCATCTCGTCGTAATACAGCGCTATCTTAAGCCCGAATGTCATGGGCTCGGCGTGGACAGAATGGGTTCTGCCCATCATAAGAGTCCTTCTGTGTTTGCGCGCTTTCGATTTCAGTATCCTAAGAAGCTTCTTCACGTCCTCTATCAGTATGTCGCAAGCCTCCTGCATCTGCACCGCAAGCGCGGTATCGAGGACATCGCTTGAAGTAAGGCCCTTGTGTATATACTTCGCGTCATCGCCCACATATTCAGAGACATTCTTTA
The DNA window shown above is from Candidatus Omnitrophota bacterium and carries:
- the purM gene encoding phosphoribosylformylglycinamidine cyclo-ligase; the encoded protein is MKTVTYKTAGVDIDKANALVKDYKRFSASTKIKGVVSGIGSFGGLFEPDVKKFKDPVLVSSTDGVGTKLKIAFLADKHDTVGIDLVAMSANDILCSGAQGLFFLDYVSTGKIKSSVLRDIVKGIAQGCKEAGYALIGGETAEMPGMYKEGEYDLAGFGVGITDKNKVIDGRTTKRGDIVIGLESSGLHSNGFSLVRKVLNSKELKKHAKELLRPTKLYAKSILALKAKVDIKGIANITGGAFYDKIPRIIPKGMAIEIDKYSWKVPSIFLLIQKKGGIEDREMYRTFNMGIGMVIVVSKRDVARSIKILGQNGVKAHAIGRVVRGNKEVVIL
- a CDS encoding phosphoribosylaminoimidazolesuccinocarboxamide synthase; translation: MEKLKQIYEGKAKKLYETEDKDLVIQEFKDDATAFDATKRGTITNKGIINNKLSEKIFKLLSKKGIPTHFVERLSDRDMLVKRVKIVPIEVTMRNIVAGGMSKLLGLDEGIILKEPVLEWHYKEDALHDPLINDDHVKALGIATEKELATIKKYSYKINEIMKKFFDSKNLILVDFKLEFGRYKGKVILADEISPDTCRLWDKTTKEKLDKDRFRRDLGNVEGAYQEVLRRVME
- the purB gene encoding adenylosuccinate lyase, producing MITRYSLPRMAGVWSEENRFAKMLDVELYACEALTKLGKIPKGALSQIQKRARFNVDRIKEIEKETNHDVIAFIKNVSEYVGDDAKYIHKGLTSSDVLDTALAVQMQEACDILIEDVKKLLRILKSKARKHRRTLMMGRTHSVHAEPMTFGLKIALYYDEMNRNLERLKKARQMVSVGKISGAVGTYANIDPFVEEYTCKKLGLKAAHISTQIIQRDHHAEFLTVIAITGTSLEKFATEFRLLQHTEIGEVEEYFSPTQKGSSAMPHKRNPILCERVSGLARILRANAHAAMDDMVLWHERDISHSSVERIILPDSTILLDYMLNKFTDIVAKLVVNADRMLENLNKSKGVVFSGKILLVLIDKGLTRNEAYDVMQRLAFTAKKEGIDFQDALLRDDAVRSLVGVKEIEEMFDIRNYIKNVDRIFRRVGI